The following are encoded together in the Pedobacter sp. D749 genome:
- a CDS encoding DUF4197 domain-containing protein: MKRINILSISITMLVFASLNVSAQIKLSDIFKKVTQKPGTTTAATGTPSTFEIGQGIKEALQIGVSAGADRLSVKDGFLGNLAVKILMPPEAQKVEKTLRSIGLNKLCDNVIVSLNRAAEDAATEAKPIFISAIKQMTLTDATNILLGNKDAATEYFKRVTTAQLIQKFSPIVTTSLNKVNATRYYSDLTTQYNRLPLVRPVNTNLTEYVTQKAIDGLFVEVAKEELKIRGNLSARSTTLLQKVFGYADRKKI; the protein is encoded by the coding sequence ATGAAAAGGATCAATATTTTATCGATATCAATAACCATGTTAGTATTTGCAAGCCTAAATGTTAGCGCGCAGATTAAATTGAGTGATATATTTAAAAAAGTAACCCAAAAGCCGGGTACTACGACAGCTGCCACCGGAACGCCGTCTACTTTCGAAATAGGACAAGGGATTAAGGAGGCGCTACAAATCGGTGTTTCTGCCGGTGCAGACAGGCTTTCGGTTAAAGATGGCTTTTTAGGCAACCTGGCCGTTAAAATTTTGATGCCTCCCGAAGCACAAAAGGTTGAGAAAACTTTACGTAGCATCGGTTTGAACAAACTTTGCGATAATGTAATTGTGAGCTTAAACCGTGCTGCCGAAGACGCTGCTACCGAAGCGAAGCCTATTTTTATATCGGCCATTAAACAAATGACATTAACCGATGCCACCAATATTCTTTTGGGAAATAAAGACGCAGCTACTGAATATTTTAAAAGGGTCACCACTGCACAGCTGATTCAGAAATTCAGTCCGATTGTAACCACAAGCCTGAATAAAGTAAATGCTACCAGGTATTACAGCGATTTAACTACACAATACAACCGCTTGCCTTTGGTAAGGCCCGTAAACACCAACTTAACCGAATATGTTACGCAAAAAGCAATAGATGGTTTATTTGTTGAAGTTGCGAAGGAAGAGCTTAAAATCAGGGGCAATTTAAGCGCAAGAAGCACTACCTTATTGCAAAAAGTATTTGGTTACGCGGATAGGAAAAAGATTTAA
- a CDS encoding ketopantoate reductase family protein encodes MLNKTRIVIVGIGGVGGYFGGLVSKRYANGNDVEVVFVARGEHLNEIQNKGLTVINGNESFITKPHLATDDYSKIGVADYIIICTKSYDLKQTIGQLKPLIGHNTILLPLLNGVSASDEILEILPQAKVLKGCAFIVSKIKSPGIIENSGNIQKLSFGVDGPLNGEVLHLKNLMFDAGIDVAVSDKISTAIWEKFIFISPTATSTSYFDSTIGKVLEENLETVLKLIEEVKSLALAKGVTISDDISGKTLNTMKSMPYEVTSSMHRDYLNQKPLTEVESLTGYIVREAEKFGIAAPTYLKLYEGLLKE; translated from the coding sequence ATGCTAAATAAAACAAGAATTGTTATTGTCGGAATTGGTGGTGTAGGTGGGTATTTCGGAGGCTTAGTGTCTAAGAGATACGCCAACGGAAATGATGTAGAAGTTGTTTTTGTTGCCCGTGGCGAACATTTAAATGAGATTCAAAACAAGGGATTAACTGTAATAAACGGAAACGAAAGTTTTATAACTAAGCCACATTTGGCTACCGATGATTATAGTAAAATTGGCGTGGCCGATTATATTATCATTTGCACTAAAAGCTACGATTTAAAACAAACCATCGGACAGCTAAAACCTTTAATTGGCCATAACACGATATTATTGCCGCTTTTAAACGGTGTTAGCGCAAGCGATGAAATTTTAGAAATATTGCCCCAAGCAAAGGTTTTAAAAGGATGTGCATTTATTGTTTCCAAAATTAAATCGCCTGGTATCATCGAAAATTCAGGCAACATTCAAAAGCTATCTTTTGGTGTGGATGGACCACTTAACGGTGAGGTTTTACACCTGAAAAATTTAATGTTTGATGCAGGAATTGATGTAGCGGTTTCGGATAAAATTTCTACAGCCATCTGGGAAAAATTTATATTTATTTCTCCTACGGCTACCTCTACATCTTATTTCGATAGCACTATCGGCAAGGTACTGGAAGAAAATCTTGAAACTGTTCTGAAATTAATTGAAGAAGTAAAAAGCCTTGCCCTTGCTAAAGGCGTAACAATTAGTGATGACATTTCGGGCAAGACATTAAATACGATGAAATCGATGCCCTACGAGGTTACCTCATCCATGCACCGCGATTATCTCAATCAGAAACCGCTAACAGAGGTTGAGTCGTTAACAGGCTATATTGTGCGGGAGGCCGAAAAATTTGGCATTGCTGCACCAACTTATCTAAAACTATACGAAGGATTACTTAAAGAATAA
- a CDS encoding DEAD/DEAH box helicase translates to MNFNDFNFNPDLYEGLMAMGYKSATPIQEQAIPVILDNHDLIACAQTGTGKTASYLLPVMDKISKAADRHNNTLILAPTRELAQQIDLQVEALAYFTNISSLAVYGGGDGIAYEQQKRSMRDGVDIIIATPGRLMAHLSSGVLKLEHLQHLILDEADRMLDMGFYDDIVRIISYLPKKRQTLLFSATMAPKIRTMAGKILHEPKQITISIAKPAEGIDQRAYNIHDQQKQALLTDIFKSGQYKSSIIFVSTKEKVKALYKTFKGLGIKAEAFHSDLGQKEREDILLAFKNRRLPILIGTDVLSRGIDVEGIDLVINYDVPGDPADYVHRIGRTARAATKGTAITLVNGRDKRKFDNIEKLIEKEVPRMPLPESIAAMEITHVDEKRPQNKGKKKVWNKKKKPKPSV, encoded by the coding sequence TTGAATTTTAACGACTTTAATTTTAACCCCGATTTATACGAAGGCTTAATGGCTATGGGGTATAAAAGCGCTACTCCAATACAAGAACAAGCCATCCCGGTAATTTTAGATAATCATGATCTGATTGCCTGCGCTCAAACCGGTACAGGAAAAACGGCCAGCTACCTTTTACCCGTAATGGATAAAATTAGCAAAGCTGCTGACAGACATAATAATACTTTAATCCTGGCACCAACACGCGAGCTTGCACAACAGATCGATTTACAGGTAGAAGCCCTGGCTTATTTTACCAATATCAGTTCTTTAGCCGTTTACGGTGGAGGAGATGGCATTGCTTATGAGCAGCAAAAACGTTCTATGCGCGATGGCGTGGATATTATTATTGCCACTCCAGGCAGATTAATGGCACATTTATCTTCAGGTGTGTTAAAACTGGAGCATTTGCAGCATTTAATTTTGGATGAAGCAGATAGAATGTTGGATATGGGCTTTTACGACGACATTGTTCGCATTATCAGCTATCTGCCAAAGAAAAGGCAAACGCTTTTGTTCTCGGCTACGATGGCACCGAAAATAAGAACCATGGCGGGTAAGATCTTGCACGAACCAAAGCAGATTACCATTTCAATTGCTAAACCTGCTGAGGGAATCGATCAGCGAGCTTATAACATTCACGACCAGCAGAAACAGGCCTTATTAACCGATATTTTTAAAAGCGGACAATACAAGAGCAGTATTATTTTCGTTTCAACAAAGGAAAAAGTAAAAGCCTTATACAAAACTTTTAAGGGATTGGGCATTAAAGCCGAAGCTTTTCACTCCGACTTGGGACAAAAAGAACGTGAAGATATTTTACTGGCTTTCAAAAACCGTAGATTACCGATTTTAATCGGAACAGATGTATTATCCCGCGGAATCGACGTAGAGGGAATCGACCTGGTCATCAATTATGATGTTCCTGGCGACCCGGCCGATTATGTGCACAGAATTGGCCGTACAGCAAGAGCTGCAACCAAAGGAACGGCCATTACCTTGGTTAACGGAAGAGATAAGCGAAAATTTGATAACATTGAAAAATTAATCGAGAAGGAAGTTCCCCGTATGCCATTGCCAGAAAGCATAGCTGCAATGGAAATTACACATGTGGACGAAAAGAGACCTCAGAATAAGGGCAAGAAAAAGGTTTGGAACAAAAAGAAAAAACCAAAACCTTCGGTATAA
- a CDS encoding RNA polymerase sigma factor, translating into MPTNESQNIISTVANYGKRLFSFIRGRVNTDEDAEDILQDVWFQLSNQPEAGAIEQISGWLYRVARNKITDKYRKQKEESLEDFTFEGEDGEINFKEILLAEAYSPEEESLKKLFWDQLFLALEELPENQRYVFVQNELEERTFQELADESGENIKTLISRKGYAVKHLRNRLQNLYQEFINY; encoded by the coding sequence GTGCCAACAAACGAGTCTCAAAATATCATTTCTACGGTTGCCAATTATGGTAAACGCTTATTCAGTTTCATCCGTGGAAGGGTGAATACGGATGAGGATGCGGAAGATATTTTACAGGATGTTTGGTTTCAACTCAGCAACCAACCCGAGGCTGGTGCCATTGAGCAGATTAGTGGCTGGCTATACCGTGTGGCAAGAAATAAAATCACCGATAAGTACCGTAAACAAAAAGAAGAATCACTAGAAGATTTCACTTTCGAGGGTGAAGACGGCGAAATCAATTTTAAAGAAATTTTACTTGCCGAGGCTTATTCGCCTGAAGAGGAAAGTTTAAAGAAACTGTTCTGGGATCAACTGTTTTTAGCCTTGGAAGAGCTGCCGGAGAATCAGCGTTACGTGTTTGTTCAAAACGAATTGGAGGAACGTACTTTTCAGGAGCTGGCCGATGAAAGCGGAGAGAATATCAAAACATTAATATCAAGAAAGGGTTATGCGGTAAAACACCTGCGTAACCGTTTACAAAATTTATATCAGGAATTTATTAACTATTAA
- a CDS encoding inorganic phosphate transporter, with translation MVTTLLVVVVILAIAFDYINGFHDAANSIATVVSTKVLTPFQAVLWAALFNFAAYFYFTDHKVANTVAKTVIENYITLEVILAGLIAAIIWNLLTWWYGIPSSSSHTLIGGFAGAGMTHALLTGASPLDAVNMGYVIKIVSFIVLAPIIGMVISVVLTLIIINICRYAKPSTAEKWFKRLQLLSSAALSFFHGGNDAQKVMGIIATALIASKVIPNFESMPAWVPICCYSAISLGTMSGGWKIVKTMGSKITKVTALEGVAAEGAGAITLGITEHFGIPVSTTHTITGSIVGVGVVKSVSAVRWGVTINLIWAWILTIPVSATLAAIIYAVIYYLK, from the coding sequence ATGGTAACTACCTTATTGGTTGTTGTTGTAATTCTGGCTATTGCTTTCGATTACATTAACGGCTTTCACGATGCCGCTAACTCGATTGCAACAGTTGTTTCTACAAAAGTTCTTACGCCTTTTCAGGCGGTTTTATGGGCTGCGTTATTCAATTTCGCTGCTTACTTTTATTTTACCGACCACAAAGTGGCCAATACCGTTGCTAAAACGGTAATCGAAAATTATATCACTTTAGAAGTTATCCTTGCAGGTTTAATTGCTGCAATTATCTGGAACCTTTTAACCTGGTGGTATGGTATTCCATCAAGTTCATCGCACACTTTAATTGGCGGTTTTGCTGGTGCAGGTATGACACATGCTTTACTTACAGGAGCTAGTCCGCTTGACGCCGTAAATATGGGTTATGTAATAAAAATCGTTTCTTTCATTGTTTTGGCCCCAATAATCGGTATGGTGATATCAGTTGTATTAACACTGATCATTATTAATATCTGTCGTTATGCTAAGCCATCAACTGCTGAGAAATGGTTTAAACGCCTACAATTGTTATCTTCTGCTGCATTAAGTTTCTTCCATGGAGGTAATGATGCTCAAAAGGTAATGGGTATCATTGCAACGGCATTAATTGCATCGAAAGTAATTCCAAATTTTGAATCTATGCCTGCTTGGGTACCCATCTGCTGTTATTCAGCAATCTCTTTAGGTACCATGAGTGGTGGCTGGAAAATTGTGAAAACAATGGGCTCAAAAATTACTAAAGTTACCGCACTTGAGGGCGTTGCTGCTGAAGGTGCAGGTGCGATTACATTAGGTATCACAGAACATTTCGGTATCCCGGTTTCTACTACACACACCATTACGGGTTCAATTGTGGGTGTGGGTGTAGTGAAAAGCGTTTCTGCAGTACGTTGGGGGGTAACCATCAACTTAATCTGGGCATGGATTTTAACCATTCCGGTTTCGGCTACATTAGCAGCCATTATTTATGCCGTAATTTATTACTTAAAATAA
- a CDS encoding FMN-binding negative transcriptional regulator, translating to MYRTSYSSAGNQDEILEFMQQNNFITLIGFDGEYPVVTQVPVQTVIHNDSIKLIGHIMTKTDHYRAFEQNPSVMAVFTGAHAYISASVYEKPASVSTWNYKTVQAKGSIRLMDSEETYQVVKELTNQYENPETSPAAFNKMDEAYIQKHLKAITGFEVLVKHIDHVFKMSQNHSTKNQESIIANLEKSEDPVAKEVAKEMKKNL from the coding sequence ATGTACAGAACTTCATATTCTTCAGCAGGCAATCAAGATGAAATTCTTGAGTTTATGCAACAAAATAATTTTATCACATTAATCGGCTTTGATGGCGAATATCCGGTTGTTACACAGGTACCGGTTCAAACCGTAATCCATAACGATTCGATAAAACTTATCGGCCACATCATGACCAAAACCGATCATTATAGGGCATTTGAGCAAAATCCGAGCGTGATGGCTGTTTTTACCGGTGCTCATGCTTATATCAGCGCATCAGTTTATGAAAAACCTGCTTCAGTTTCTACCTGGAATTATAAAACGGTTCAGGCCAAAGGCTCTATCAGACTCATGGATTCTGAAGAAACTTATCAGGTCGTAAAAGAACTAACAAATCAGTATGAAAATCCTGAAACAAGTCCTGCCGCATTTAATAAAATGGATGAAGCATATATTCAGAAGCATTTAAAGGCAATTACAGGATTCGAAGTTTTGGTGAAGCACATCGACCATGTTTTTAAAATGAGCCAAAACCACTCAACAAAAAATCAGGAAAGTATTATAGCAAATCTGGAGAAAAGTGAAGATCCTGTTGCAAAAGAAGTAGCGAAGGAAATGAAGAAGAATTTGTAA
- a CDS encoding AEC family transporter translates to MANFILIGLCILAGILFRKSKSLPKDAHKGINAWIIYIALPAVSFKYLPHITWTKDLLFPALAPIGVWLLGWLFITLYSRIRNMNKATSGGLKLTSSLSNTSFVGFPLIVAYFSEKELAIAIICDQVTFMLLSTIGVIVAIRSSQHQKLNPKVVLKKVLTFPPLIGCVLALTLPRFIDVSSLDPLFDKLAGAVGPLALFSIGLQLKFGGWFSELQHISFALLYKLILAPLVVLIIALGLGMHGIIAKITIFEMAMPTLLTAGVVADQYNLNPKLSNLVVGIGILLSFITTGLWWLVLTYSGVV, encoded by the coding sequence ATGGCAAACTTCATTCTTATAGGTTTATGTATTTTGGCGGGGATTCTTTTCAGAAAAAGTAAATCGTTGCCTAAAGATGCCCACAAAGGCATTAATGCCTGGATAATCTACATAGCGCTACCCGCTGTTTCTTTTAAATATCTGCCACATATTACCTGGACTAAGGATCTATTGTTTCCTGCACTGGCACCAATTGGTGTCTGGCTTTTGGGTTGGTTATTTATTACCCTTTATAGCCGTATCCGGAATATGAATAAGGCCACTTCCGGCGGCTTAAAACTCACCAGTTCTTTAAGCAATACTTCGTTTGTTGGTTTCCCTTTAATTGTGGCTTATTTCAGCGAAAAGGAATTGGCTATAGCCATTATCTGCGATCAGGTAACCTTCATGCTTTTATCTACCATTGGTGTAATTGTAGCTATCCGCTCTTCTCAGCATCAAAAGTTAAACCCGAAAGTAGTGCTGAAAAAGGTACTGACCTTTCCGCCGCTTATTGGTTGTGTGCTGGCACTAACCCTGCCACGTTTTATTGATGTTTCTTCGTTAGATCCATTGTTCGATAAACTAGCGGGAGCGGTTGGTCCACTGGCATTGTTTTCGATAGGTTTACAACTAAAATTTGGCGGTTGGTTTAGCGAGTTGCAACACATCAGCTTTGCTTTATTGTATAAACTGATTTTAGCGCCTTTGGTAGTGTTAATTATTGCACTCGGTTTAGGTATGCATGGAATAATTGCCAAAATAACCATTTTCGAAATGGCTATGCCAACGCTGCTGACCGCTGGCGTAGTAGCCGATCAGTATAACCTTAACCCTAAGCTTTCTAATCTGGTGGTGGGGATCGGGATATTGCTATCGTTTATCACTACAGGTTTATGGTGGTTGGTGTTGACTTATTCAGGGGTGGTTTAA
- a CDS encoding carboxypeptidase-like regulatory domain-containing protein, protein MNNDWLDIDVLEDYLDGKLDAKAMHFVERQALEDPFVAEALEGLKQSPKRKQTLSILQKQLYDRISEKPVKRKLWGITTQRLSIAATATVAFIVVSILFFMRETNRRNAELAAHKKEGVLVQLDSSASVASIQPKAKEDTVTQNTTKATLIDKAIADAKTGDLAKNTKKNPVAIQAEQQVDEVKVAKIATDNSRAKAMSRVGFDNYKPNPVTLSETVVAAEPAIGSNKIAFSGNVVDQSNGQPVQGAVVKLAGSKNVTATDSKGYFYLPADSNAKDKDLLINAIGFKELPVAGLQDPNAIKNALSGNKSLNEIALITGSNGHKKENIAAPKITLRAEQNLDGKSAGDITKPVPVSTINYSQYLEKNNKLYNPKGPEQFVILSFKVKRNGRPANIAVIKSLNKKADSEAKRLIQEGPDWVLPKNGTDLVEISVKF, encoded by the coding sequence GTGAATAACGATTGGTTAGATATTGATGTATTGGAAGATTACCTTGATGGTAAGCTTGATGCTAAGGCTATGCATTTTGTAGAAAGACAGGCTTTGGAGGACCCTTTCGTTGCCGAAGCATTAGAAGGCCTAAAACAATCGCCCAAACGCAAACAAACGCTTTCTATTTTACAAAAACAGCTGTACGATCGCATATCAGAAAAGCCTGTAAAGCGCAAACTGTGGGGCATTACCACCCAAAGGCTAAGTATTGCGGCAACCGCAACTGTGGCTTTTATTGTAGTAAGCATTTTATTTTTTATGCGCGAAACCAACCGCAGGAATGCAGAACTTGCTGCTCATAAAAAAGAAGGTGTGTTGGTTCAGTTAGATAGTTCAGCGAGTGTTGCTTCGATCCAACCTAAAGCCAAAGAAGATACCGTTACTCAAAATACTACAAAGGCAACTTTGATTGATAAAGCAATTGCAGACGCAAAAACAGGTGATTTGGCAAAAAACACTAAAAAAAATCCTGTTGCAATACAGGCAGAACAACAAGTTGATGAAGTAAAAGTTGCAAAAATTGCAACCGATAATAGTCGTGCTAAAGCGATGAGTCGTGTAGGCTTTGACAATTATAAACCAAATCCGGTTACGTTAAGTGAGACTGTGGTGGCAGCAGAACCGGCAATCGGCTCGAATAAAATTGCCTTTAGTGGCAACGTGGTAGACCAAAGTAATGGTCAACCTGTTCAGGGAGCAGTTGTAAAGTTAGCTGGCTCTAAAAATGTAACGGCAACCGATTCCAAAGGCTATTTCTATTTGCCTGCTGATAGCAATGCAAAAGATAAAGACTTATTGATTAATGCTATCGGTTTTAAAGAATTGCCCGTAGCTGGTTTGCAAGACCCTAATGCGATTAAAAATGCATTGAGTGGCAATAAATCATTAAATGAAATTGCTTTAATTACCGGTTCAAACGGACATAAAAAAGAAAATATTGCTGCCCCTAAAATTACGCTGCGTGCAGAACAAAACCTGGATGGAAAATCTGCCGGTGATATTACAAAGCCTGTTCCGGTTTCCACCATTAACTACAGCCAATACTTGGAGAAAAATAATAAGCTTTATAATCCTAAAGGCCCCGAGCAATTTGTAATTTTAAGCTTTAAAGTTAAACGCAACGGACGGCCAGCCAACATCGCTGTTATAAAATCACTGAACAAAAAAGCCGATTCGGAAGCGAAGCGGTTGATTCAGGAAGGTCCGGACTGGGTGTTACCTAAAAACGGAACTGATTTAGTCGAAATCAGCGTTAAATTTTAA
- the secG gene encoding preprotein translocase subunit SecG, which produces MVTFLIILLIIACVALGLFVLIQNPKGGGLATGGGGSNMFGVQRTGDVLEKGSWVLLTLIVVLTLAVTTIAKTSGGSAAVGNSAIQERLDKTPSPSPLGGNLNSTKPAASTPAKTDSTKK; this is translated from the coding sequence ATGGTAACCTTTTTAATCATTTTATTAATTATTGCGTGTGTAGCTTTAGGCTTATTTGTTTTAATACAAAATCCTAAAGGTGGAGGTTTAGCTACAGGCGGTGGCGGCAGTAACATGTTTGGTGTACAACGTACCGGCGATGTTTTAGAAAAAGGATCTTGGGTATTATTAACGCTAATAGTGGTATTAACCCTTGCCGTTACTACAATTGCTAAAACCAGTGGCGGTAGTGCTGCCGTTGGAAACTCAGCTATTCAGGAGCGTTTAGATAAAACGCCATCACCATCTCCACTTGGCGGAAATTTAAACAGCACTAAACCTGCAGCTTCAACTCCGGCTAAAACAGATTCTACAAAGAAATAA
- a CDS encoding DUF47 domain-containing protein, producing the protein MNNIFKFFTPQDKKFHPLFEQAGSNALKIAETLLEMVSTADAESRKTIFKEIERLEHVGDDITHSIFLELSRNFITPFDREDIHQLATAVDDVADYIYGTANRMQMYNMNTINEPIVKIAELLVEMCTDIDKAIKELRSFKNIRVIADACIRINSGENQADYVFTLAVARLFEYETNAIELIKQKEVLQTIEKATDKCEDVANVLETILVKNA; encoded by the coding sequence ATGAACAATATTTTTAAGTTCTTTACACCTCAAGACAAAAAGTTTCACCCACTTTTCGAACAAGCAGGTAGCAACGCATTAAAAATTGCTGAAACCCTTTTAGAAATGGTTAGCACGGCTGATGCTGAAAGCAGAAAAACAATTTTTAAGGAAATTGAGCGCTTAGAGCACGTTGGTGATGATATTACCCATTCAATTTTTCTTGAGTTGAGCAGGAACTTTATCACTCCATTTGATAGAGAAGATATTCACCAATTGGCAACCGCCGTTGATGATGTTGCCGATTATATTTATGGTACTGCAAACCGTATGCAGATGTACAACATGAACACCATTAACGAGCCAATTGTTAAAATTGCTGAGCTTTTGGTAGAAATGTGTACCGATATCGATAAAGCAATTAAAGAATTACGCAGTTTCAAAAACATCCGTGTAATTGCTGATGCTTGTATCCGTATCAACAGCGGCGAAAACCAGGCTGATTATGTATTTACATTAGCGGTTGCGCGTTTGTTCGAATATGAAACCAATGCGATTGAATTAATTAAACAAAAAGAGGTTTTACAAACGATAGAAAAAGCGACAGATAAGTGTGAGGATGTGGCGAATGTGCTTGAAACTATCTTGGTTAAAAACGCTTAA
- a CDS encoding RNA polymerase sigma factor — MRFIKNTAGNTQQEDAKLIAEYKNTGDLDALGSLYNKYMHLVFGVCLNYFKDEELSKDAVMQIFEELVTKLKIHEVQNFKSWLHVLTRNHCLMALRKSAKQNNISIDDTFVENSEFVHLDIDNTKETQLTIMEKCMETLPEEQRKSVDLFYLQEKCYKEVADITGYDMLKVKSYIQNGKRNLKICIEKNSSE, encoded by the coding sequence TTGAGGTTTATAAAAAACACAGCTGGAAATACCCAGCAAGAAGACGCCAAACTGATTGCCGAGTATAAAAATACGGGCGATTTAGACGCGTTGGGTTCGCTTTACAATAAATATATGCATTTGGTGTTTGGGGTTTGCTTAAACTACTTCAAAGATGAAGAACTAAGCAAGGATGCCGTAATGCAGATTTTCGAAGAACTGGTAACAAAGCTGAAAATACACGAGGTACAAAACTTCAAAAGCTGGCTTCATGTTTTAACGCGGAACCATTGCTTAATGGCATTGCGAAAATCGGCGAAGCAAAATAATATCTCCATAGACGATACTTTTGTGGAAAATAGCGAGTTTGTGCATCTGGATATAGACAACACAAAAGAAACGCAGCTTACCATTATGGAAAAGTGTATGGAAACTTTGCCCGAAGAACAGCGAAAAAGCGTAGATTTATTTTATTTACAAGAAAAATGTTATAAAGAAGTGGCCGACATTACTGGCTACGACATGCTTAAAGTTAAGAGTTACATCCAAAATGGTAAGCGGAATTTAAAGATTTGTATAGAGAAAAACAGTAGTGAATAA
- a CDS encoding Hsp20/alpha crystallin family protein: MYKEHRCHSGKMHSRFGAGEGRFGRHFGGPFGHHKHSMFNEGFRKVPANIEETETSFIIELFAPALVKENLKVVTKDDVLTISYQPKEEADSAKKYSRREYSNGTFERAFGLNGKVLVENISASYADGILKVTLPKNPETNTPEKDILVD; encoded by the coding sequence ATGTATAAAGAACATAGATGCCATTCGGGCAAGATGCATAGTCGCTTCGGCGCAGGAGAGGGAAGATTTGGAAGACACTTTGGTGGTCCTTTCGGTCACCATAAACACAGCATGTTTAACGAGGGCTTTAGAAAAGTACCAGCTAACATTGAAGAAACAGAAACCAGCTTTATTATTGAGCTTTTTGCGCCTGCTTTGGTTAAAGAGAATTTAAAGGTGGTTACCAAAGATGATGTATTAACCATTTCCTATCAACCTAAAGAAGAAGCTGATTCGGCCAAAAAGTATAGCCGTAGAGAATATAGCAATGGCACTTTCGAAAGAGCTTTTGGTTTAAACGGAAAGGTCTTAGTAGAAAATATTTCAGCCAGTTATGCTGATGGAATTTTGAAGGTTACACTACCTAAAAACCCTGAAACGAATACACCAGAAAAAGATATTCTGGTAGACTAA
- a CDS encoding cell wall metabolism sensor histidine kinase WalK: MKLSVLVLFTALAVGLSIGMVNFYFQHSLYYMAISFGVSFLCSFLVFYYLLEKYIYTKIKLIYKLIHNLKLGKDLKDALGEYVSSDPINDVEQEVKEWAGAKKKEIDLLKKQEQFRREFLSNVSHEFKTPLFAIQGYIETLQDCLVDDPDQAVLFLKKAENNVERLSYLINDLDVISKLETGESPINYQKFDFVQLAKEVMENLEDRAKAKNIKLFFKDKYTAITLVSADREKMRQVLINLMVNSIKYGIDGGETAIKIFELHDQVLIEVTDNGIGIEEKHLSRLFERFYRIDTHRAREVGGTGLGLAIVKHILEAHQQTISVRSTPGIGTTFAFTLQKGG, from the coding sequence ATGAAATTAAGTGTGCTGGTTCTATTTACTGCTCTCGCCGTTGGTCTTTCCATCGGGATGGTTAATTTTTATTTTCAGCATAGCCTGTATTATATGGCTATTTCTTTTGGCGTGTCGTTTTTATGCAGTTTTTTGGTTTTTTATTATTTGCTGGAGAAGTATATCTACACCAAAATTAAACTCATCTACAAGCTCATCCATAACCTAAAATTAGGTAAAGATTTAAAAGATGCACTTGGCGAGTATGTGAGTTCAGATCCGATTAATGATGTAGAGCAAGAAGTAAAAGAATGGGCCGGTGCTAAGAAAAAAGAAATAGATCTGTTAAAAAAACAAGAACAGTTTAGAAGAGAGTTTCTTTCAAATGTTTCGCATGAATTTAAAACCCCGCTTTTTGCTATCCAGGGTTATATCGAAACCTTACAGGATTGCCTGGTAGATGATCCTGATCAAGCCGTTTTATTTCTAAAAAAAGCAGAAAATAATGTTGAGCGATTAAGTTATTTAATTAATGATTTAGACGTTATTTCAAAGTTAGAGACCGGAGAGTCGCCAATTAACTACCAAAAATTCGATTTTGTACAATTGGCAAAAGAGGTAATGGAAAATCTTGAAGACCGCGCTAAAGCAAAAAACATTAAACTCTTTTTTAAAGATAAGTACACTGCAATTACCTTAGTTTCTGCCGATCGAGAAAAGATGAGGCAGGTTTTAATTAACTTAATGGTAAATAGCATTAAATACGGCATTGATGGCGGGGAAACGGCCATTAAGATTTTTGAACTGCACGACCAGGTTTTGATAGAAGTTACCGATAACGGTATTGGGATTGAAGAAAAGCACTTGTCACGCTTATTTGAACGTTTTTACCGCATTGATACCCACCGTGCGAGAGAAGTAGGCGGCACGGGTTTGGGTTTGGCCATTGTAAAACATATTTTAGAGGCACACCAACAAACCATTTCGGTTCGTAGCACGCCAGGCATTGGAACAACTTTCGCTTTTACCTTGCAAAAAGGTGGGTAG